AAGGATGGAGCATATACTTATGTTGTCTGCTTATAGTCGTTGGAGCTCCGTTGTTGTTCTGCGTTCGAACCTCTTTCCGGTTGGTGTTTCTTTCGGGGTTCTGGGCcttttcttctccctcctccgtTTTCAGTTCTTGCCCCTAGTGTATATTGAGCTATTCGGACATGTGTTCACGCGCTTCAGTGGTATACATTGTATAAAAGCATGTTTGATTTCACAAGTTTGGTAAGCGTTATATTGAACTGGTTTTCCACGACACATATATGCACGAGAATAATCTCCTACTCCAGGATGATGAGAACTCATCTCCAGGTTCCCCTGTACTACCCGATCTTTCTGTCTCGTCCTCAAACTGAACGGTCTCCAGGCATCAGCTACCGTCAGTCCTCCATTGGTCAGAGACTTCTGTAGAGGACACAGACAACTCCACACTACAAGTCAGCTCCCACTTGTCCAGAGACTCTGTAgaggaccacagacacacactacagtcAGCCTCTCCCACTTGTCCAGAGACTCTGTGgaggaccacagacacacactagtCAGCCTGGCAGATGCTGATACACACACTGGCCACAGGGTGGCGCCACAGCACCACTCAACAACACAGCAGAGGGGGAAAGACAGGAAAGATCACCGGCTGGGTTTGTTTGTAGTGACTAGATTCCATACATAGCCACCTACACCaaataggtaggtaggtaggtagcatGTTAGACTGTTCCAACTCTTTGAACAGCTTGTTGGTCAGAGTAGTCATGTGTAGAATGTGTGACTCCTCACCTAAAATGGACACCTTGCTGAGGAATTCCTCATACATCTTACGCTTTCTCAAAGTGCTTCCCTGAAAGacacagagcgacagagacagagagagagacagagcatgtTAAGTCCCATAATAACACCCAAACGTGTACTAACTGTGTTCAGATGTAGCCGCAGACATCTGGAATTCCTACCATTGTTAGAGACCTCTGAATGGGTGAACTGACACTGTGTGTAAACAGGAACTAGATGGAGACGATTTGTTCAAACCAATGTCTCCCAATAATGTTGTTGGCAGGGAAAATAACACCTGATAACATTGTATATGAAATGATATCTACGTAGAGGTGAAGTAACCCAttctgccagccagccagtctcaCCATGAGTATCCTCCTGTAACTGTCTCTGTCGATGCCCCACAGTTTGACGTTGCTCTTGGCTCGGACCGTGGCGGCCCTGGGGGTCCCATAGATCAGGGCTAGCTCGCCAAAGCTGCCCCCCTCCCCAATATTGGTCACCCACTCATTGTTCACATAtacctgtgagagagagaaagaggagagaggggcaagagggagggagagagaggggcgagagggagggagagagggagggagagagcaacaaCCTCACCGATGGAAATAGCTTTCCCTACAGTATGAATCTGTCAGTATTTTATCTTACATCATAATGTCTTTTTAACAAACAGATCTACCACTATAGACCATATAGTCTGTACACAACAGATCTACCACTATAGACCATAGATAGGTAGTCTGTACACAACAGATCTACCACTATATAGACCATAGATAGGTAGTCTGTATCAACACAGAATCTACCACTATAAAGGNNNNNNNNNNNNNNNNNNNNNNNNNNNNNNNNNNNNNNNNNNNNNNNNNNNNNNNNNNNNNNNNNNNNNNNNNNNNNNNNNNNNNNNNNNNNNNNNNNNNNNNNNNNNNNNNNNNNNNNNNNNNNNNNNNNNNNNNNNNNNNNNNNNNNNNNNNNNNNNNNNNNNNNNNNNNNNNNNNNNNNNNNNNNNNNNNNNNNNNNNNNNNNNNNNNNNNNNNNNNNNNNNNNNNNNNNNNNNNNNNNNNNNNNNNNNNNNNNNNNNNNNNNNNNNNNNNNNNNNNNNNNNNNNNNNNNNNNNNNNNNNNNNNNNNNNNNNNNNNNNNNNNNNNNNNNNNNNNNNNNNNNNNNNNNNNNNNNNNNNNNNNNNNNNNNNNNNNNNNNNNNNNNNNNNNNNNNNNNNNNNNNNNNNNNNNNNNNNNNNNNNNNNNNNNNNNNNNNNNNNNNNNNNNNNNNNNNNNNNNNNNNNNNNNNNNNNNNNNNNNNNNNNNNNNNNNNNNNNNNNNNNNNNNNNNNNNNNNNNNNNNNNNNNNNNNNNNNNNNNNNNNNNNNNNNNNNNNNNNNNNNNNNNNNNNNNNNNNNNNNNNNNNNNNNNNNNNNNNNNNNNNNNNNNNNNNNNNNNNNNNNNNNNNNNNNNNNNNNNNNNNNNNNNNNNNNNNNNNNNNNNNNNNNNNNNNNNNNNNNNNNNNNNNNNNNNNNNNNNNNNNNNNNNNNNNNNNNNNNNNNNNNNNNNNNNNNNNNNNNNNNNNNNNNNNNNNNNNNNNNNNNNNNNNNNNNNNNNNNNNNNNNNNNNNNNNNNNNNNNNNNNNNNNNNNNNNNNNNNNNNNNNNNNNNNNNNNNNNNNNNNNNNNNNNNNNNNNNNNNNNNNNNNNNNNNNNNNNNNNNNNNNNNNNNNNNNNNNNNNNNNNNNNNNNNNNNNNNNNNNNNNNNNNNNNNNNNNNNNNNNNNNNNNNNNNNNNNNNNNNNNNNNNNNNNNNNNNNNNNNNNNNNNNNNNNNNNNNNNNNNNNNNNNNNNNNNNNNNNNNNNNNNNNNNNNNNNNNNNNNNNNNNNNNNNgttttcacagcaccggtagcacACCGCTGTTTAGCACAACATCCGTGAACAGTTGTACCTTCTCTCGTTGTCGTCCAGGTGAGCAAACAGCACGTTCTTCTCAATGGCTTTAGCCAGGGCGGCCATCGTTTTGTAGTCTTTAGGAATAACCTGCAGAGGCAGAAGGGACAGCTTCATTCATCACAAGCCAACTGCCTTCAGTCGTTAGATTATATTAAATCAGATTGAAGTAGTGGCTGAGGCccgattctccacccttctcctgaagtgtacactcCCACACTTTATCTGCATGGACTTTACCATGGTAAAAGCCAACGCTTACCCCAATCCTATGCTTTTAAATGCATGATGGGTAATGTGCAAGGTGACACTTGTGGAAAAGGGTGGATGATCAGGAAGTAGCCTAGAAGAAGTTGGTAGTAATAACGGTAGGGTCAGGTGCACCTGTAGCGATGCGTGATTGGCTGAGGGCTGACCCCCCCTGACCTTTCTGACGTAGGAGGCGGCGTCTTCCTCTGTGTAGACCTCGGCGCTGATGGCACCGCGCCGCCGCCGCCCCTTCACCACGGGATTCATGGGAGGAGACACCTCATCCTCYCGGGAGTCGGAGCGAGAGTTGGACTTCTGCTGCTGTAGGATCTGCTTAGCCTCCTCCTGGTGGGGGGGGCGGATTCAGttatagtagaatagaacagagatCTTCACCTGGGGCTTACCCACCCAGACCCGatatacatagataataatacAGAGGTCCGTTCTAAACGGACCCGAAAACAACTAGACACGTTCCCTATAGACCTGGTCGGATCCAGAGCCGGTCcgatccgagtgagggaagcagcagaaaagccctttaaaaaaaagtttatttattAACCGGAGCTGATAAAGCGCGACGGGGGGGGGTGCTGCTCtagcagggggaggagaggaagaggctgTAATGTGAGTGAGACACtcgtggagggagggagggagagagagacagcataaAAACCAAGCTGACCTGAGAGCTATAGTAGACcaatagctgccatagctaggctATTTATCATCAACTAAGATTAtatagtacctgtcttgactgcatcaaaccccTGGAGAagctagtttagctagctaggctaactgagGCTGCGTACGCTTTCTCATCCTACATTatcaaacaacaacaactccattcagaatatgaAGTAGCAGCCtgcctgttggctcttggtcgttgtagcccatctttctcctttaacttttaattcagTCTTCCGTTGAGTAAATATCTCCTAACTTTTTGCCTCACACAGAGCGAGGCTCTATGACCATAGTCTATTGGCGCTTTGATggcttatgattggccaacaacaaacTACAGACGTAAAAGCTCCGCTTttgtgaaaagcaagagcagcagctcTCCCTCCCTTATTTAGGAGCACCTGCGCACCTAGAAACATTAAGGATTCTGGGACTCTTATTGCCTCCAATGtttcattgtgctcctaaatttccttgtgtgctccttgtaaaaaaggtCAGTGTAGTGCcccaatacagtgcattcggaaagtattcagaccccatgactctctgcagatcctctcaagctctgtcaggttggatgaggagcgtcgctgcacagctatttacaggtctctccaaagatgttaaatcaggttcaagtccgggctctggctgggctactcaaggacactcagagacttgtcccgaagccactcctgcgttgtcttagctgtgcttagggtcgttgtcctgttagaaggtgaacctttgcctcagtctgagatcctgatcgccctggagcaggtttcatcaaggatctctgtacttctgctccgttcatctttcccctcgatcctgactagtctcccaatcactccagctgaaaaacatcccacagcatgaaactgccacaccatgcttcaccgtagggatggtgccaggttcctccaaacgtgacacttggcattcaggccaaaagttCAATTCTTGTTTCATCcaaaccagagaattttgtttctcatggtctgacaggcctttaggtgccttttggcaaactccaagcaggctgtcatgtgcctttcactgaggagtgacttccatctggccacttacagaaaggcctgattggtggagtgctgcagagatggttgtccttctggaaggttctcccatctccacagaggaactgtggagctctgtcagagtgacatcgGGTTCaggtcacctcgctgaccaagcCTTCTTctccgattgctcattttggccatgcccccatctctaggaagagtcttggtgttccaaacttcttccatttaataatgatggagccactgtgttcttgggaccttcaatctgcagaaatgttttggtaccctttgtGCCTGAACAAATCCTGTCTtcgagctctatggacaattacttcaaccccatggcttggtttttgctctgacatgcactgtcaactgtgggacttaaatagacaggtgtgtgcttttcaaaatcatgcccaatcaatttaaATTTTACTAAATtttctccaatcaagttgtagaaacatctcaaggatgatcaatggaaacaggatgcacctgagctcaatttcgagtctcatagcaaagggtcctgaatacttatgtaaataagctatctgtttttttatacatttgcaacaacaaaaaaaaatctaaaaacctgtttttgccttttcATTACGGggtcattgtgatgtcattacggggatatgtgatgtcattacgggtattgtgtgtagatatcccatattagaataaggctgtaacgtaacaaaatgtggaaatagtcaagggtcTTCTCGAATGCACTGCAGTTGTAGAACAGTATAGAATATAGCAGTATTTACCTTCTTAGTGGGAACAGAGTAGAATAGAGCTCTATTACTGTATACCCTTTCTAGTGGGAACACAGAGAGTAGAATAGAGCTCTATTACTGTATAACCTTTCTAGTGGAACACAGAGAGTAGAATAGAGCTCTATTACTGTATAACCTTCTAGTGGGAACACAGAGAGTAGAATATACTCTATTACTGTATACCTTCTAGTGGGAACACAGAGAGTAGAATATAGCTCTATTACTGTATACCTTCTAGTGAACACAGAGAGTAAGAATAAGAATAGAGCTCTATTACTGTATACCTTCTAGTGGGAACACAGAGAGTAGAATAGAGCTCCTATTATCTGAATCTCATTAGAGTAGAGTAGGATTGGACTTTTCTGTCCCTTTGAGAATGGATAATTGCCTTTGTTTACAaatatcaaccacacacacacagaccctgccCACACCAGCCTCACCTTCTCCAGCCTCTCGAAGTACTCTGTGAGGAAGGCCATGGGTCTGTCTGCCGGGAGGTACATAGCTGTACGAT
This genomic interval from Salvelinus sp. IW2-2015 unplaced genomic scaffold, ASM291031v2 Un_scaffold4210, whole genome shotgun sequence contains the following:
- the LOC112077029 gene encoding LOW QUALITY PROTEIN: cAMP-dependent protein kinase type I-alpha regulatory subunit (The sequence of the model RefSeq protein was modified relative to this genomic sequence to represent the inferred CDS: inserted 2 bases in 2 codons) — its product is MRRERSLRECELYVQKHNINSLLKXCIVQLCTSRXDRPMAFLTEYFERLEKEEAKQILQQQKSNSRSDSREDEVSPPMNPVVKGRRRRGAISAEVYTEEDAASYVRKVIPKDYKTMAALAKAIEKNVLFAHLDDNERRYNCCCSLPPSLPPSRPSLSLPLAPLSSFSLSQVYVNNEWVTNIGEGGSFGELALIYGTPRAATVRAKSNVKLWGIDRDSYRRILMGSTLRKRKMYEEFLSKVSILESLDKWERLTVADAWRPFSLRTRQKDRVVQGNLEMSSHHPGGFSGVLQRRSRV